In Tumebacillus amylolyticus, the genomic stretch TCGCCGGTGCCCAAGAAGCGATCAACCGCAAAGCAGGCACCTACTGCATCGTCGCATCCGGCCGTCGCCCGTCCGAAAACGAACTCGACGGCGTCATCGAAGCGATCAAAGAAATTCGCGAGACCACGTCGCTTAAAATCTGCGCATGCCTCGGCTTCCTGAGCGAAACGCACGCCGGCAAACTCGCCGAAGCGGGCGTCCATCGCTACAACCACAACCTGAACACCGACAAGTCGAACTACGACAACATCTGCTCGACACACACATATGATGACCGTGTCGACACCGTGCAAAAAGTCAAAGACTCCGGCATGTCCCCGTGCTCGGGCGTCATCATGGGCATGGGCGAGTCTTCCCAAGAGCTCGTCAACGTGGCGTTCTCCGTCAAAGCGCTCGACGTCGACTCCATCCCGGTCAACTTTTTGAACTCAATCGACGGCACGCCGCTGCAAGGCACGCAACACCTCAACCCGCGCCATTGCCTGAAAGCGGTCGCGATGTTCCGCTTCGTCAACCCGACCAAGGAAATCCGACTCTCCGGCGGCCGCGAAATCAACTTGCGCTCCCTGCAAGCGATGGGTCTCTATGCGGCGAACTCGATTTTCGTCGGGGACTACTTGACCACCCAAGGACAAGAACCGACCTCCGACTGGGGCATGATCCAAGACCTCGGCTTTGAAATCGAGGAGTGCGCGTTGTAAAAAAGTTCACTTGCATCCTCCGTCCGTTTCGTCTAGGCTTAAAGGAGCGTTACCATATCTTCGGAGAGAGAAAGGAGAGTGCACATGGAAGCAGCAGCAATTAAAACGGTTTTGGCGCTTGTCACGAACTTGATGTTCTCCACGCGGATCGGAGAGTTGGCAAGCACGATGGGCGGGCTTGTGACTCTTGTGTCGTCGAATGAGGAATTGGTGGAGAAGTTGGACATTTCTCCGTCTTTGATCATCTTGGATCTCACGGCGGTACAACCCGGTTGGAAGGAAGTCGTTGCGAAAGCGAAGCAAGCCGGCATCCCTGTGCTCGCCTACGGACCTCACGTCGATGTGGAGGCCCACGAAGCGGCCCAAGCGGCCGGATGCGACGAAGTGGTCGCGAACTCCAAGTTTCGTCTCGACCTCCCGAACCTGTTGAAAAAATACCTCGCCTAACCCGCGAGCCCAACAAAAAAACCGACCCCCCTCTTTGACGGGGATCGGTTTTTTTAGCATCTTACTACTGCGGGTGGCAGACTTCGGTGCAGATCATCTCGTCTTGGCCGTTGTTGATGATCTTGCACGACACGCCGGTCGGGACGTACATGATCGAGCCGGGTGCCACGTCCACGACTTCTTCGGTGCCGTTGTTGAGATGGAATTGACCTGAGCCGGAGAGACAGACGTACACTTGATCGCCGGGGCGGGTGCCTTGGTAGTTCATGGCTTGGCCGGGGCGGAAGTAGTAGGTGTTGGTGGTCAGGTCAGCTCCGGTGAAGTTGTTCACTTTGCCGACTTGAGATTCTGTAAACGCGGGGTTGTTGAACACGGTTTCCGCACGGTTCATAGAAGTTGCATCCTCCTTCAAAAACTGCCTGTGGAGGTAGTGTTTGCAGAAGACGCGGGCATTATAACCAAAAAGGGGGGATGAGTTTGATTCCCGACAGTGTGGCACAAGGGTTGAAGATCTTGTTCATCGGCTACAACCCGTCTCTTACATCAGGCGAAGTGGGGCATAACTACGCGGGCAAGAACAACCGCTTCTGGAAACTGCTCCACGACGCAGGTCT encodes the following:
- a CDS encoding cupin domain-containing protein, translated to MNRAETVFNNPAFTESQVGKVNNFTGADLTTNTYYFRPGQAMNYQGTRPGDQVYVCLSGSGQFHLNNGTEEVVDVAPGSIMYVPTGVSCKIINNGQDEMICTEVCHPQ
- the bioB gene encoding biotin synthase BioB, translated to MMTTTTQLNYRELAKQVLQGHELTKEEALALLEAPDEDLLDILHSAYEIRKHYYGNKVKLNMIINAKSGLCPEDCGYCSQSIVADTPVEKYAMLNKDSILAGAQEAINRKAGTYCIVASGRRPSENELDGVIEAIKEIRETTSLKICACLGFLSETHAGKLAEAGVHRYNHNLNTDKSNYDNICSTHTYDDRVDTVQKVKDSGMSPCSGVIMGMGESSQELVNVAFSVKALDVDSIPVNFLNSIDGTPLQGTQHLNPRHCLKAVAMFRFVNPTKEIRLSGGREINLRSLQAMGLYAANSIFVGDYLTTQGQEPTSDWGMIQDLGFEIEECAL